The Desulfuromonas versatilis genome has a segment encoding these proteins:
- a CDS encoding GxxExxY protein, whose product MEFDHLSNKVIGCALEVHRALGPGLLESTYEQCLARELILTKVPFRLQHSLPVEYKGVKLDCGYRVDVLVDDKLIVELKSVEKISGIHEAQLLTYMKLAQVDVGLLINFNEVVLKKGIKRFVL is encoded by the coding sequence ATGGAATTCGATCATCTTTCCAATAAGGTCATCGGCTGCGCTCTGGAGGTCCATAGAGCCTTAGGACCGGGACTGCTTGAGTCGACTTACGAGCAATGCCTTGCCCGGGAACTGATTCTGACCAAGGTGCCTTTCAGACTCCAGCACTCACTCCCCGTAGAATACAAAGGGGTGAAGCTCGATTGCGGGTACAGGGTGGATGTTCTGGTGGATGATAAGCTGATTGTTGAATTGAAGAGTGTTGAAAAGATTTCAGGAATCCACGAAGCACAACTTCTCACCTATATGAAACTTGCCCAGGTTGATGTTGGTCTGCTGATTAATTTCAACGAAGTCGTTCTAAAAAAAGGAATCAAGAGATTTGTCCTTTGA